The sequence GCCTGCAGCGCCGCCGCATCCAGGCGGTGCTTGGCGGGCAGAAAGCGCTCCAGCACAAAAGTGGTGCCCACGGTGGCCAGCCAGCCGGTCAGCGCCAGGTTGACGGGCACCCACAGCGTGTTCCACAGCGGACGCGAGCGGATGACCATCAGCTCTGCACCGGTGTAGACGGTGATGGTCAGTGCCGACAGCACCAGCAGCGGGGCGATGGCGCGCATCCAGCCGGGCTTGCCCAGCCACCAACTGGCGATCAGCGCCAGGCTGAGCATGAGGAACACCGGCAGCAGCAGGGCGCCCACCGACATCCACGACCAGGAGGTGAAGTGGGCATAGAAATGCCAGAAGCGTGCGGGCTGGTGCAGGTCGGCCAGCAGCGACACCGGCGCGGCGATCACGCTCACGGTCAGCGTCAGCAGCACGGCGGGCAACAGGCGCTGGCGCAGGCTGCCGGGGGCGCCAAAGGCGCAGGCACTGGCCAGCAGCGCGGCGCCGGTGGCCACGCCGACGAGGAAGAAGTACTGCACGGCCCAAGGCAGCCAGGCGACTTCGTAGGCAGGGGTCAGGAGTTCAATGATTTGCATGAGGGGCTCCTTCTTAGTGTTCTGCGATCAAGCGCACGCTGGCCTGGCCATCGACGCCATGGACAAACTCATCGGGCAGGCCGATGTAGAACACGCGCGGTTCGGTCTTCATCTCGGGCTTGAGCACCTTGATCTCGTCCTGGTGCGCGGCCATGCGCTGGTTGATTTCGCTGTGCTGGTCGTTGAGGTCGCCAATCACGCGGGCGCCACCCACGCAGCTTTCCACGCAGGCCGGCAGCAGGCCGACTTCGAGGCGGTGCTCGCAGAAGGTGCACTTGTCTGCGGTCTGGGTCTCGTGGTTGATAAAGCGCGCGTCATAAGGGCAGGCCTGGACGCAGTAGCCGCAGCCCACGCAGCGCTCGTTGTCCACCAGCACAATGCCGTCGGTGCGCTGGAACGTGGCCTGCACCGGGCACACGGGCACGCAGGGCGGCTCGTCGCAGTGGTTGCACAGCCGCGGCAGGCTGACCATGGCCGGGGCATTGCCCGGCTGGTCCACCTCGTACTGCAGCACCGTGGTACGGAACTGGCCAATGGGCGGCATGTTCTCGACCGAGCAGCTCACCGTGCAGGCCTGGCAGCCAATGCACTTGCGCATATCGACCAGCATGCCGAAGCGCTTGCCCTCCATGCCTGGGCGGCGTGTGGGCTGAAAGCCTGGGGCACCCGGCATACCGGCCTGGGCGGAACCTGCCAGGCCGAAAGTGGTGGCCAGTGCCACCAGCTCTTGCAGAAACGTCCGCTTGGTCTGCCCTGGGTTCTGCGTCAGGGGGAATGGGGTTTTATCTGCCATGGTTTGAAAATCCATCATCGTGTGAATGGGATTTTCAGTTTCATGTCAGTTAATGGGTTTGATATGAGTCAAGAGATGCAAGTTATTGATTTGTATTGAAATAATAAAAAACCTTTTATTTTTAAAATAAAGTATTAAGAAAGTATTAAATACATGTTTTCGGGGTGCTTAAATCCCAGTTAAATCATTTGGTATCGCTATTCCATAAATGAATAGCGAATATAGCGGACAAATGGAATGCGCGCAAAAAAGCCGCTGGACCTGGACGGTGCAGCGGCGGGGCGGGGTCTGGGGGAGTAGGGCAGGGTGCAGAAGCTGGGGCTGGCACCTCAGCTCTGCATGGTGGGTGCATGCGCGGTGTGCCAACGGGGAGGGTTGGGATGGCACGCAACCCCAATCAGGTCCTGAAGCAGCAAAGCCGACGCAGCCCATATCAGGGCTGCCGCGCAAGGGGTCGCCCCGCCGCGCTGGTGTCGTCTCCTGCCCGCGAGCGCAGCGCTGCGAGAGGATGAGCGTGATGCTCCCAGGGGGCGCTTGCATATCCCCCAGCCTCAATCAGGCCCTGGTGCATAAAACCGGCGCAGCCCAGTCCAGAGACACCGCGCAAGGGCCGCCCCGCAGCGCTGGTGTTGTCCCCCTGCCCGCGAGCGCAGCGAGCGAAGAGCGGGAGAAGGTGGCATGACGTGCCCACGGGAGGGCTTGTACATCGCCCAGCCCCCATCAAGCCCCAGCGCATAAAACCGGCGCGCCCCAGCCCAGAGACACCGCGCAAGGGCCGCCCCGCAGCGCCGGTGTTGTCCCCCTGCCCGCGAGCGCAGCGAGCGAAGAGCGGGGGGAAGGCGCCGTAGGCGACTCAGGGGGGGTGTCCTATTTCAAGTGCGGATGGCAGTGATGAAGCCGGGCGGCGTGGGCGAGCCATCGGACCAGGTCAGCACGTCATAGCCCGTCTTGGTGACGGCCAGCATCAGCTCCCATTGCGCGGTCAGGCTGCGGTCCTTGGTGACCACGGTCCAGCCATCAGGCATGGCCTTGATGTCGCGCTTGCCCAGGTTGAGCATGGGCTCGATGGTGAAGACCATGCCTTCTTCCAGCACCACGCCGGTGCCGGGGCGGCCGTAGTGCAGCACCTGGGGTTCGTCGTGGAAGACCTGGCCAATGCCGTGGCCGCAGTACTCACGCACCACCGACAGATTGTGGCCTTCGGCAAAGCTCTGGATGGCGTGGCCGATATCGCCCAGCGTGGCGCCGGGCTTGACCTGCTGAATGCCTTTCCACATGGCATCAAACGTGAGCTGGCACAGGCGCTTGGCCGCGATCGAGCCCTCGCCGATGATGAACATGCGGCTGTTGTCGCCAAACCAGCCGTCTTCGGTGATCACCGTCACGTCCACGTTGACGATGTCGCCTTTTTTCAGCGGTTTGTCATTGGGGATGCCGTGGCAGACCACATGGTTGACCGAGGTGCAGACATAGGCCGGGTAGGGCGTCATGCCTGGAGGCTGGTAGCCCAGGCAGGCCGTCTTGGTGCCTTGCTGTGCCATGCGCTCTGCGCACAGATCGTCGATTTGCTGGGTGGTGATGCCGGGCTGGATATGGGGGGTGATGTAGTCCAGCACGTCCGAAGCAAAGCGGCCTGCGATGCGCATGCGCTCAATGTCTTCGGGGGTCTTCAAGGTGATGCTCATGCAGGGAATTATCCCATCGCAGGCTTGGGCATGCTGCGGGCGGCGTCTTTGCAGGTGCTGGCATGCTTGGCTCTCCCTGCTTTAGGCATTGGCGGGGCACCGAAGTGGGCGTAAATAGGCGTTAAGCCTCGGGTTAGCCCCAGGCGCGGTAAAATCGGAGGCTCACCGATTCAGCGCCCTGGCCCAGCCCTCATCTGCAGGGCCTGACCATGGCGCTTTTCACCAGCCTTCACATAAACAGGCCGCCACGTGACCTTGCATTTGACACAGTTTGAGGGTGGAAACGCCCTGAGCTCGTTCCGCGCCCAACAGCTTCTGACCGACCTGGTCGCCATCCACCCCAAGATCACCGGCATTGCCGCACGGTTTGTCCACCTGGTGGCCACAGAGGGACTTCCTGTGCCCGCATTGCAAGAGCGCCTGTCGGCGCTCTTGACTTATGGCGACCCTTACGAAGGTGCGAACGAGGGCCTGGCCTTTGTCGTCACCCCGCGCATGGGCACCATCTCGCCCTGGGCCTCCAAGGCCACGGACATTGCCCGCAACTGCGGTCTTTCCGTGTTCCGCGTGGAGCGCAT comes from Comamonas sp. GB3 AK4-5 and encodes:
- the nrfD gene encoding NrfD/PsrC family molybdoenzyme membrane anchor subunit, which codes for MQIIELLTPAYEVAWLPWAVQYFFLVGVATGAALLASACAFGAPGSLRQRLLPAVLLTLTVSVIAAPVSLLADLHQPARFWHFYAHFTSWSWMSVGALLLPVFLMLSLALIASWWLGKPGWMRAIAPLLVLSALTITVYTGAELMVIRSRPLWNTLWVPVNLALTGWLATVGTTFVLERFLPAKHRLDAAALQALRSVGLLLAAALVAVALIWAASGLAGGNPSFDAALRLWNDFPVWRMTMLGSALFGAVVVGALLRGKHRLGAKGFTLVLGLGLAAAAWAFRWALFMGVQGVPKFGAGLYLYHMPLGGDGLLGMLGVAGLCVALVAMANWALELFPARTAATAA
- the dsrO gene encoding sulfate reduction electron transfer complex DsrMKJOP subunit DsrO, with the protein product MADKTPFPLTQNPGQTKRTFLQELVALATTFGLAGSAQAGMPGAPGFQPTRRPGMEGKRFGMLVDMRKCIGCQACTVSCSVENMPPIGQFRTTVLQYEVDQPGNAPAMVSLPRLCNHCDEPPCVPVCPVQATFQRTDGIVLVDNERCVGCGYCVQACPYDARFINHETQTADKCTFCEHRLEVGLLPACVESCVGGARVIGDLNDQHSEINQRMAAHQDEIKVLKPEMKTEPRVFYIGLPDEFVHGVDGQASVRLIAEH
- the map gene encoding type I methionyl aminopeptidase — translated: MSITLKTPEDIERMRIAGRFASDVLDYITPHIQPGITTQQIDDLCAERMAQQGTKTACLGYQPPGMTPYPAYVCTSVNHVVCHGIPNDKPLKKGDIVNVDVTVITEDGWFGDNSRMFIIGEGSIAAKRLCQLTFDAMWKGIQQVKPGATLGDIGHAIQSFAEGHNLSVVREYCGHGIGQVFHDEPQVLHYGRPGTGVVLEEGMVFTIEPMLNLGKRDIKAMPDGWTVVTKDRSLTAQWELMLAVTKTGYDVLTWSDGSPTPPGFITAIRT